A single Drechmeria coniospora strain ARSEF 6962 chromosome 03, whole genome shotgun sequence DNA region contains:
- a CDS encoding phosphotyrosyl phosphatase activator, with protein MASPNPSRDARPAIPKLEPRRRRPAPANQTPVPQTPALPSPPDTSSWTFQVPTRRILSPNDHKLFLSSPTYILIQAWIFGLSEAVVDTPCSAVNDDDLSTLVKAILKILDGAEELVKKCPPDDQGGSRFGNKAFCRFLDLLRENSPGWHRSLGLDNEAAISEAAAYLDQSFGNRSRIDYGSGHELNFLMWLLCLYQLGLVRSTDFKPIVLRVFNRYLNLMRTIQMAYYLEPAGSHGVWGLDDYQFLPFLFGAAQLLHHPYITPRSIHQDLTIEEFGRDYLYLGQINFVNSTKTVKGLRWHSPMLDDISSAKSWTKIDGGMRRMFVAEVLGKLPVMQHFIFGSLVPAADGMSEDDASAEDEETEDGTKASGDHSGHSHDPVGWGDCCGIKVPSSIAAAQELKKGGKGDALRRIPFD; from the coding sequence ATGGCTTCCCCCAACCCCTCGCGCGACGCTCGTCCAGCGATCCCCAAGCTTGAGCCTCGTAGGCGTCGACCGGCTCCTGCAAATCAAACTCCCGTTCCCCAGACGCCCGCCTTACCATCCCCCCCCGACACGTCAAGTTGGACCTTCCAAGTTCCAACACGACGAATCCTTTCCCCTAATGACCACAAGCTATTCCTCTCGTCACCCACATACATATTGATACAGGCTTGGATCTTCGGTCTgtccgaggccgtcgtcgacacgcCATGTTCcgccgtcaacgacgacgacctgaGCACTTTGGTCAAAGCCATCCTGAAGATTCTGGACGGAGCCGAAGAGCTGGTGAAAAAATGCCCCCCGGATGATCAAGGCGGCTCACGGTTCGGGAATAAAGCCTTTTGCCGCTTCCTAGATTTGCTAAGGGAGAACTCGCCAGGTTGGCACAGGAGCCTGGGGTTGGACAACGAGGCCGCCATttccgaggcggcggcgtaccTGGATCAGTCGTTCGGGAACCGATCCCGGATTGATTACGGCTCTGGGCATGAACTCAACTTTCTAATGTGGCTACTCTGCTTGTATCAGCTCGGTCTTGTGCGGTCGACCGATTTCAAGCCCATTGTCCTCCGGGTATTCAATCGCTATCTGAATTTGATGCGCACCATTCAGATGGCCTACTACTTGGAACCTGCGGGCTCTCACGGCGTTTGGGGGCTGGACGACTATCAATTCCTCCCATTTctcttcggcgccgcccagctTCTCCACCACCCATACATCACTCCACGTTCGATCCACCAAGACCTCACCATCGAGGAGTTTGGTCGCGACTACCTGTATCTCGGTCAGATCAACTTTGTAAACAGCACCAAGACTGTCAAGGGGTTGCGGTGGCATAGTCCCATGCTTGATGATATATCATCGGCGAAATCGTGGACCAAGATTGACGGAGGCATGCGGAGGATGTTTGTCGCCGAGGTGCTGGGCAAACTTCCCGTCATGCAGCACTTCATATTTGGCTCTCTCGTCCCCGCTGCCGACGGGATGAGCGAAGACGATGCATCAGCGGAGGATGAAGAGACGGAAGATGGCACGAAAGCCTCGGGAGACCATTCTGGCCATTCACATGACCCAGTTGGTTGGGGGGACTGTTGTGGCATCAAGGTGCCCAGTAGCATTGCAGCGGCTCAGGAGTTGAAGAAAGGGGGCAAAGGGGATGCTCTTCGCCGGATTCCATTCGACTAA
- a CDS encoding 26S proteasome non-ATPase regulatory subunit 9, whose amino-acid sequence MANGSEGQLTFSQLQAKKETVEAELKSLGSVLDSHGVGMETPLVTRDGFPRADIDVAQIRTTRARVIRLRNDYKDIMSKMEKFLHQHFASLDDADATAPSSHSPLPAAVPDAQADGLEDPFAKVNTVAPRSPAEGAGLKAGDVIRVFGYVNKMNHDDLKRVAECVQNNEGKNILIRVSRAAGSSRQQELCLTLTPTRDWGGRGMLGCHIIPL is encoded by the exons ATGGCGAACGGCAGCGAGGGGCAGTTGACCTTCTCGCAACTCCAGGCCAAGAAGGAAACGGTGGAAGCTGAGTTGAAATCTCTCGGAAGTGTCCTGGATTCC CATGGCGTTGGCATGGAGACACCGCTTGTGACCAGAGACGGATTTCCGCGCGCCGACATCGATGTTGCTCAAA TAAGGACGACGAGAGCTCGGGTCATCAGGCTGAGAAACGATTACAAAGACATCATGTCGAAGATGGAAAAGTTTCTCCACCAACACTTTGCaagcctcgacgatgccgatgccacTGCTCCGAGCTCCCACTCTCCGCTGCCGGCCGCTGTGCCAGACGCACAGGCCGATGGGTTGGAAGACCCATTCGCCAAGGTCAACACGGTGGCTCCCAGAAGCCCGGCCGAGGGTGCCGGGTTGAAGGCGGGCGATGTGATCCGCGTCTTCGGTTACGTCAATAAGATGAACCATGATGATCTCAAGAGGGTGGCGGAATGTGTTCAAAACAACGAGGGA AAAAATATACTCATCAGGGTGTCCCGAGCCGCCGGGTCATCACGGCAACAGGAGCTATGCCTGACGCTGACGCCAACCCGAGACTGGGGCGGACGAGGGATGTTGGGCTGCCACATCATTCCCTTGTAA
- a CDS encoding NAD kinase associated with ferric reductase, translating to MASPIAPHPAADWKPLRIGADQHSRLDRPNAARHRLSIDTAKASKNTDDPRIPSSAVPSPAVNRLPLATASDVVVSTASRALHPPPSNQGHRRSALSHDSIPRQTVIKALASVGRTNKPEDLTLGNMLASQAGVAGTPGSAASSQRLADKLNDLARKQSTPLTALAAVQSPCFYHQRFDDAVDIAKVLEEIKNDESMSHSRLVQTATGVREVSKLLQRRPIRRAVRNVMIVTKARDNQLVYLTRELALWLLRTPRYGCNLGVNVYVDAKLRSSNRFNAPSILSENAQFEQMLRYWTPDLCWTEPEKFDLVLTLGGDGTVLFTSWLFQRIVPPVLSFSLGSLGFMTTFDFDKYVDHLNRVMGDDGMKINLRMRFTCTVWRHDARSHRLDEGEQFEVLNELVIDRGPSPYVSNLELYGDDELLTVVQADGCIFSTPTGSTAYSLSAGGSLVHPDIPAILLTPICPHTLSFRPMILSDTMALRVAVPRNSRATAYCAFDGKGRIELRQGDHVTITASQYPFPTVTRTDTEWFESVSRTLRWNVRAATQKPFDSSSVADVPSHAQGEDSCWDIDADSACYPSEEGSVSASPVRRQMSMLGV from the coding sequence ATGGCATCACCGATAGCTCCACACCCGGCAGCGGACTGGAAGCCCCTGCGCATCGGTGCTGATCAACACAGCCGTCTCGACCGGCCCAACGccgctcgccatcgtctcTCAATCGACACGGCCAAAGCCTCGAAAAACACAGATGACCCGCGCATTCCGTCGTCTGCCGTTCCTTCTCCTGCCGTCAATCGCCTACCATTGGCGACTGCCTCTGATGTGGTGGTGAGCACTGCCTCGCGCGCACTGCACCCTCCCCCATCGAACCAAGGCCATCGCCGCAGTGCCCTCTCTCACGACTCCATCCCTCGCCAGACCGTCATCAAGGCACTTGCTTCCGTTGGCCGGACCAACAAGCCGGAGGATCTCACGCTCGGCAACATGCTCGCCTCGCAAGCCGGCGTTGCCGGCACACCCGgttcggccgcctcgtcgcaACGGCTGGCGGACAAGCTCAATGACTTGGCCAGGAAGCAGTCCACACCACTGACGGCCTTGGCTGCCGTGCAGTCGCCCTGCTTCTACCACCAGAGATTTGACGACGCTGTCGATATCGCAAAAGTTCTGGAAGAGATCAAGAATGATGAGTCCATGTCGCATTCCCGCCTGGTCCAGACTGCCACTGGAGTCCGCGAAGTCTCCAAACTACTCCAACGGCGACCTATTAGACGTGCGGTTCGAAATGTCATGATCGTCACCAAGGCCCGCGACAATCAGCTGGTTTACCTCACTCGCGAACTTGCCCTCTGGCTTTTACGGACTCCACGCTACGGGTGTAACCTTGGAGTCAACGTATATGTCGACGCCAAGCTACGCAGCTCGAACCGTTTCAACGCACCTTCAATTCTCTCCGAAAATGCCCAGTTCGAGCAGATGCTCAGGTACTGGACACCTGACTTGTGCTGGACCGAGCCGGAGAAGTTTGACTTGGTCCTGACCTTGGGGGGCGATGGAACGGTGCTCTTCACCTCCTGGCTCTTCCAGCGTATCGTGCCTCCCGTGCTCTCCTTCAGCCTTGGAAGCCTCGGGTTCATGACAACATTTGACTTCGACAAGTACGTGGACCACCTCAACCGCGTCATgggtgacgacggcatgAAGATCAATCTGCGGATGCGATTCACCTGCACCGTGTGGCGCCACGACGCTCGCAGCCATCGATTGGACGAAGGGGAACAGTTCGAGGTCCTGAACGAGCTCGTCATCGATCGAGGGCCATCTCCATACGTCTCCAACCTTGAGCTGTacggcgacgatgagctcCTCACCGTCGTGCAGGCCGATGGCTGTATTTTCTCCACACCCACCGGTTCGACCGCCTACTCGCTCTCTGCGGGGGGCTCTCTGGTCCATCCCGATATTCCAGCTATCCTCCTCACGCCCATCTGTCCGCACACTCTATCCTTCCGGCCAATGATTTTGTCAGACACAATGGCCTTGCGCGTCGCCGTCCCTCGAAATTCCCGAGCCACCGCCTACTGCGCTTTTGACGGCAAAGGCCGCATCGAACTCCGCCAAGGTGATCACGTCACGATAACCGCTTCACAGTATCCCTTCCCCACCGTTACCCGCACGGATACCGAATGGTTTGAGAGTGTCAGCCGGACCTTGCGATGGAACGTccgggcggcgacgcagaAGCCCTTCGACTCCAGCTCCGTTGCCGACGTGCCATCGCACGCTCAAGGCGAAGACAGTTGCTGGGATATTGATGCTGACAGCGCCTGCTACCCCAGTGAGGAGGGTAGTGTGAGTGCTAGTCCGGTTAGACGGCAGATGAGCATGTTGGGGGTATGA
- a CDS encoding hypothetical protein (related to RRP46 protein, involved in rRNA processing), with translation MILSSEPKAELSQLPNADGSATFSHLGFTVTAAVNGPVEAPRRDENAFEALVDVVVRPAAGVGGTGERQLESILQSALRQLIPIRDFPRCMIQITLQVMETPKNAYVNPKLLQSQLNLPIIPALLHAAVLALLTAAVPLKAIATATMLAIGDKGSIMVDPAMEEADKAQSVHVLAFTSADELLLVESSGSFSVEEWNKILQAGQRACCQASDAGGDMVMSGSGAESPSVRAFIRSVMEAKASTDLHWK, from the exons ATGATACTCTCTTCAGAGCCCAAAGCAGAGCTGTCTCAGCTACCCAACGCGGACGGCTCGGCAACCTTTTCACACCTCGGGTTTACCGTCACGGCGGCTGTAAACGGACCTGTCGAGGCTCCTAGGCGCGACGAGAATGCGTTCGAGGCGCTCGTCGATGTTGTCGTGCGTCCTGCCGCCGGTGTTGGAG GCACGGGCGAACGACAGCTCGAGTCGATCCTGCAATCGGCGCTTCGTCAGCTCATTCCCATCCGGGACTTTCCTAGGTGCATGATCCAAATTACCCTTCAGGTCATGGAGACGCCCAAAAATGCCTATGTGAACCCGAAGTTGCTACAGTCGCAGCTG AATCTGCCCATCATTCCGGCCTTGCTGcatgccgccgtcctcgccttgTTGACCGCTGCCGTCCCCCTCAAGGCGATCGCAACCGCTACGATGCTTGCAATCGGAGATAAGGGGAGCATCATGGTAGATCCAGCGATGGAAGAGGCCGACAAGGCGCAATCGGTTCATGTCCTCGCTTTCACGTCGGCAGACGAGCTTCTCTTGGTGGAGAGCTCCGGTTCCTTCTCCGTCGAGGAATGGAATAAGATACTTCAGGCAGGACAGCGTGCATGCTGCCAAGCAAGTGACGCTGGCGGCGACATGGTCATGTCTGGCAGCGGTGCCGAGTCCCCGAGCGTCAGGGCCTTCATCCGGTCGGTGATGGAAGCAAAGGCTTCGACAGACCTCCACTGGAAATGA
- a CDS encoding Ran GTPase yields the protein MAAQQTPTFKLVLVGDGGTGKTTFVKRHLTGEFEKKYMATLGVEVHPLGFTTNFGQIQFDVWDTAGQEKFGGLRDGYYINGQCGIIMFDVTSRITYKNVPNWHRDLVRVCENIPIVLCGNKVDVKERKVKAKTITFHRKKNLQYYDISAKSNYNFEKPFLWLARKLVGNPQLDFVAAPALAPPTAQVDEALLKEYEQEMNAAAAQPLPDEQSDDDL from the exons ATGGCTGCGCAACAGACTCCCACCTTCAAGCTCGtgcttgtcggcgacggtggcacCGGCAAG ACGACGTTCGTGAAGCGCCATTTGACGGGCGAGTTCGAGAAGAAGTACATGGCgacgctcggcgtcgaggttcaCCCTCTTGGCTTCACCACC AACTTTGGTCAGATTCAGTTCGACGTCTGGGACACGGCCGGTCAGGAGAAGTTCGGCGGCCTTCGCGACGGGTACTACATCAACGGCCAGTGCGGCATCATCATGTTCGACGTCACCTCGCGCATCACCTACAAGAACGTCCCCAACTGGCACC GTGACCTCGTCCGCGTCTGCGAGAACATTCCCATCGTTCTCTGCGGCAACAAGGTCGACGTCAAGGAGCGAAAGGTCAAGGCCAAGACCATCACCTTCCACCGCAAGAAGAACTTGCAGTACTATGACATCTCGGCCAAGTCCAACTACAACTTCGAGAAGCCTTTCCTGTGGCTCGCCCgcaagctcgtcggcaaCCCTCAGCTG GACTTTGTCGCCGCCCCCGCCCTGGCTCCCCCCACCGCtcaggtcgacgaggccctccTCAAGGAGTACGAGCAAGAGATGaacgcggccgccgcgcagCCCCTCCCCGACGAGCAGTCCGACGACGATCTGTAA
- a CDS encoding homeobox transcription factor — MPSLSPTPPFALFSEQRAASSSPSSTQSQALPQLVDGTSIPASANAVERHPKGKRKRTAAKDKIVLEDAYKDNPKPDKQARLEIVDRVSLNEKEVQVRIFMRSRHPMHRKTRLVCINRRQNDRRKSRPLSPEELAALRYSGLHNISSDSVPSRGLVSDADGICPMPSSASSRTLDRASVSPSVVKTSPELSRSLSDVGTPRIGSQDSNAQSQTETTPPQSQESSTSRPTQEGPDAMAHSFSASVGYLANRWNLGSSFSTPATLKCGSEESPNLDPPPPSSCPSDSRSTRNPKSRLRLSLSLEGKAELVSNQPSPTRAMPRRPSSTLPSLPQVRRGLQRSHSALPTITLPPISALTNSLPPRLSRGRSRNVHAWESCADSERRDELTAQAENESNGSAIAAISLLRSSSGILQPSAAKRNASLTRSSRPRQTKKAKLSRASSTFARLENVGVNAEKARGGLGDGVKVARLVSPTDSDKENWSPDSGEHPHDRSRLPALPSEPLPKSESHRLGRMLGERKDSRFMANRANTTPSKPFGRKDGVVQIFEDSSQPPSRSRADEVERFMRGEISPSKKGDMDCVAGLLSLSQGAWR; from the exons ATGCCCAGCCTATCTCCCACTCCCCCCTTCGCCCTCTTCTCTGAGCAGCGCGCAGCGAGCTCCTCTCCTTCGTCGACACAATCCCAGGCCTTGCCAcagctcgtcgatggcacGTCCATCCCAGCATCGGCCAACGCCGTGGAGAGGCACCCCAAGGGCAAGAGGAAGCGTACCGC TGCCAAAGACAAAATCGTTCTAGAGGATGCGTACAAGGACAACCCCAAACCCGACAAGCAGGCGCGTCTCGAGATCGTCGACCGCGTTTCCCTGAACGAAAAGGAGGTCCAGGTCAGGATATTCATGCGCAGCCGTCACCCGATGCACCGGAAGACGCGTCTAGTATGCATC AACCGACGACAGAACGACCGCCGGAAATCGCGTCCACTATCTCCAGAAGAGCTCGCCGCTCTTCGGTACAGCGGCTTGCACAATATTTCTTCGGATTCAGTCCCGTCTCGGGGGCTCGTTTCCGATGCCGACGGTATTTGTCCCATGCCCAGTTCGGCCAGCTCCCGAACACTTGACCGGGCTTCCGTCTCTCCGTCCGTCGTGAAAACCAGCCCCGAACTCTCTCGCTCCCTTTCCGATGTCGGCACGCCGAGGATTGGAAGTCAAGACTCCAACGCGCAGAGTCAGACCGAGACGACCCCGCCGCAGAGTCAGGAGTCATCAACCTCCCGCCCGACTCAAGAAGGACCTGACGCCATGGCCCATTCATTCTCGGCTTCCGTAGGATACCTTGCCAACCGATGGAACCTTGGCAGCTCCTTCTCCACACCAGCAACTCTCAAGTGCGGCAGTGAAGAGTCGCCTAA CCTCGATCCTCCCCCTCCGTCATCTTGCCCGTCGGACTCGCGGAGCACGAGAAACCCCAAATCTCGGCTCAGACTGTCGCTTTCGTTGGAGGGAAAGGCTGAGTTGGTCTCCAACCAGCCATCCCCTACGCGTGCcatgcctcgtcggccttcgAGCACGCTCCCTAGCCTTCCTCAAGTCCGCCGTGGCCTCCAGCGCAGCCATAGCGCGCTTCCGACAATCACCCTACCCCCCATTTCCGCCCTGACCAACTCTCTGCCGCCACGACTTTCGAGGGGGCGATCTCGGAACGTCCATGCCTGGGAGTCATGTGCCGATTCGGAGAGACGCGATGAACTTACGGCTCAGGCCGAGAACGAGTCGAACGGTTCGGCCATTGCGGCTATCAGCCTGCTGCGGTCCTCCAGCGGAATTCTGCAACCCAGCGCGGCCAAGAGAAACGCGTCCCTAACGAGATCCTCAAGGCCTCGTCAGACCAAGAAAGCCAAGTTGAGCCGAGCAAGCTCAACGTTCGCCCGGCTGGAGAATGTGGGCGTCAATGCCGAGAAAGCCCGTGGCGGTTTGGGTGATGGGGTCAAGGTCGCCAGGCTCGTATCGCCAACCGACTCGGACAAGGAGAACTGGAGTCCCGACTCGGGCGAGCACCCGCATGACAGATCACGTCTCCCCGCATTACCATCTGAACCACTGCCGAAATCCGAGAGCCACCGCTTGGGCCGTATGCTAGGAGAGCGGAAGGACTCCAGGTTTATGGCGAACCGAGCGAACACGACACCTTCAAAACCTTTTGGACGAAAAGATGGTGTCGTTCAAATTTTCGAAGACTCGTCTCAGCCGCCGTCCCGGTCACGAGCTGATGAAGTGGAAAGATTTATGCGTGGCGAGATCAGCCCGAGCAAAAAGGGCGACATGGATTGTGTAGCGGGACTCTTGTCGCTGAGCCAGGGAGCATGGAGATGA